GCGAGGCCGGCGGCGATTTCAAGCAGTGGTGCGAGCACACCCCGCCCGGCTGCCACCGCTTCCCGCCGCGCAAGGCGGTGCGCGGCGAGTCCCGCACCGTCGCCAGTCACGGCAAGTGGAAGCGCCAGCGGATGCTGCCGGTCCCCGCCGACGTCGACTCCTCCTGCCGCGCGTTCATGGGCGCCCACCTGCGGATCGGCGGCGGCGGCACCGCGCCCAGGGTGCACTACCTGGACGACTGCTCCGGCAGCGGCCGGATCTACGTCGGCTACATCGGCCTGCACCTCACCAACACCCGCACCAACTGACCGCGCCCGGGAGGGGCCGACGCGAACGGCGGCCCCTCCCCTCACCTGATCCGGCGTCAAGGGTCGGCCAAACCCCGGAGGTTGGCTGACCCGGAGGGCCGGACGGGGGACAATGCTGCTCGGGCCCCGCCGCGGCGCCCCGCCGACGTGCGCCGGACGAGCAGGGGGAACGACCGCCGATGCAGCATCCAGCCGACGACCGCGGCGACGGCAGCACCACGGTGCTCCAGTCCGGGTTCCTCGCCTCGCTCTTCCACGACCTCGGCGGCGCCGAGGAGGCCGAGCCCGCCGCCCCGGCCGCCCCGCCGACAGTGGTGCCGCTACAGCCCGGACCGGCCGACGGGCCGCTCGGCGGCGGGCCGCGGAGCGCCGCCGAGGACGACCCGGTGGCCGCGCACGGCCGGGCCGCCGCACTCACCCACCACCGCACCCTCGCCGTGCAGGCCGACCACGAACGCCTGGCCGACCTGCTGCGCCGGGCCGCCCAGCCGGTCTCCGCGATGGACTTCGAGAGCCAGCTGCGCAGCTACCGGCCCAAGCCGTACCCCGACGCCGGACCGGACACCGAACCCGAGCCCGCCTGGGCCGACTTCGCACCGCCCGAGCCCGCCGGCGCCGACCCCGACCAGCCCCCGTCGCGCCGCCTGCTCGACTCCGGCTACCAGCGCGAACTCGCCCAGGCGCGGCTGCGCCACCAGCGTGCCCTGCGCGAGTGGCGCACCCGGCAGGCCGAACTCGCCGACAGCGGGGTGATCGCCGCCCGGCAGGCCCACGAGCAGGCGGAGCAGGCCAGGGCCCGGGCCGTCCAGGAGTACAACGACAGCCTGAAGGAGTGCCGCCGCGCCTACCGGCTGGCCGAACCCGCCGCCGTCGAGTCGCTGCTGGAACGCGCCCTGGCCGCCGCCGAGGGCGTCACCCGGGACCTGCCCGCCCCCTGCCGGGCCGTGTTCCGGCCGCTCACCCGCACCGCCGTGCTCGACCTCGACCTGCCGCCGCTGGACACCGTCCCCGCGCTGGCCGGCTACCGGCTCGCCGAGGACGGCGCCGTCGAACCCGTGCCCCGGCCCGCCGCCGACGTCCGCTCCGACTACCTGCGGCTGGTCGCCCGGCTGGCCCTGCGCGCCCTGCAGGCCGCCGACGCCGTCGACACCGAGGAGGTGCTCGCGGGCGTCGTCCTGAACGGCTGGCTGCGCACCCCGGGGCAGCCCCCGCGGTGCCTGCTCAGCGTGGACGCCGACCGCGACGCGCTGGCCCGCACCCGGCTGGTCCCCGACGCCGGGCACCTCGCCGACGACGGCGTGTACGCGGACGCCGAGCACGACGAGTCGCTGTTGCGGCTGCGCGCCCTCGCCGCCGTGGTCACCCCCGACCCGTACGCCGGGGAGGCCGTCGTGCCGTGGGGCACCGCCCCGGCGACCGTCCCCGCGCTCGGCGAACTCTCGCCCGGCGAGTTCGCCCACCTGGTGCGGGCCGTGCTCACCGCCGGCGGCCTGCAGGACTGGAGCGTGCGGCTGCGCGGCCCCGCCGGCCTGGTCGCCACCGCCGAGGGCGAACCCGGCAGCGGACTGCCCGGCCGCTGGGTGGTGTGGGCCTCCCGCGGTCCCGCGCCCGTCACCGCGGAGGAGATCGCCACCCTCGCCGAGGCCGTCCGCGAGGAGCAGGCCGACCGCGGCCTGCGGATGACCTGCGGCCAGTTCGCCGACGAGGCCGTCGACCTGGCCGCCGACGACCGCTACCAGCGCATCCACCTGATGGACGGCGCCGGCATCCGCGAACTGGCCCGCACCCACCTGGCGCTGCCGCTGGCCCTGTGAGGCCCGCCGGACCCTTGCCGTCGGAAGGTACCGGCGGGTTCGCCCGGCGTTCGGCCGTTCGGGGTGACAGGCTGGGGGAGTGGAGAACCCATTCCCCGGCCACCGGCGCGGCCGGCGCGCGAACGCACAGGCGACCCGGCGGACCGGCGGGGCGGCAGCCGGCCCGGGCGGCGGCCCGAGCGCCGCGCAGGAGCGCGAGCAGGCGATGGCCGAGATGTACGCCGAGTGCGGGCTGCTGCGCGAACTCGCCGACTCCTCCGGCGTCCGCCTCGACGACACCGTCGACTCGCTGACCGCCCTGGACCAGCTGCTGCCCGGCTGGCGCGACGACCCGCAGGTGTCCCAGTGGCTCGGCACCGACGCCGGCCTGTACCTCGGCACGGTGATCCGCCGTCAGGTCGCGGGCGCGCACTGGCAGCTGGCCGCCGACGGCCGCCCGCTGATGGTGCTCGCCACCGGCTTCGAGCTCGACGTCACGGCGCTCGGCCACGGCTGGGCCGAGCAGGGCGCGCCACAGCTCGCCGCGGTCTACCTGGCGGCGTCGGACGGCTGACGGCCGGTCACTCACTCCGACGGTCCGCCGGGGGCGCGGTCCGGCCGCGCCGCCCGCAGGCTGGTGAGCAGGGTCCGGCGCCGTCCGGCCCGGGCCGGACGGACTGGCTGCCCGTGGGCAGCGGTCAGCGCAGCCGTCCGGCCCCTGCACCGAGTTCGGGGGAGGCCGAAACTGACCGCCGTGCTGGTCGCCGCCGGCGCGTTCCTGATGACCCTGGTCGGCGGATTCGTCGCCCAGCGCACCGGGGACCGCCGCCACCTGGTGCTCGGCTTCGCCGCCGGACTGATGCTCGGCGTGGTCGCCTTCGACCTGCTGCCGGAAGCCATGGCGCAGGCCCCGCAGGAGCTCCACGGCGTCCCCGAGGCGCTGCTGATGTTCGCCGCCGGGTTCCTCGCCATCCACGTGGTCGAACGGGCGGTCGCCATCCACCGCGGCCACGAGGGCGAGTACGCCGCCCACAGTCACGGCCACAGCCACAGCCACAGCCACGCGCGCGGGGAACGGCACCGCGAACAGGGCGTCGGGCTGGCCGCGGCCTCCGCGCTGGTCCTGCACAGCATGATGGACGGCTTCGCGATCGGCGCCGCGTTCCAGGCCGGCACCACGGTCGGCACCGTGGTCGCGATCGCCGTCGTCGCGCACGACTTCGCCGACGGCTTCAACACGTACACCCTCACCCGGCTCTACGGGAACAACCGGCGGCGGGCCCTGGCGCTGCTGTTCGCCGACGCGGTCGCGCCCGTCACCGGGGCGGCGATCACGCTGCTGTTCACCATCCCGGAGCAGGTGCTCGGGCTCTACCTCGGGTTCTTCGGCGGGTTCCTGATGTACCTGGCGACCTCGGACATCCTGCCGGAGGCGCACAGCCCGCACCCGTCGAAGGTGACGCTGGCGTGCACGCTGCTCGGGGTGGCGTTCATGTGGCTGGTGGTCGGGCTGACGTAGCGCCCAGGTCCAGGGTGGACCAGTGGCGGCGCAGCGCGGCGAGGGTGGCGGTGACGGCCGGACGGCGGGAGGTCTGGGTGCGCCACAGGGCGTGAATGCGGCGGACCGGCTCGGGGACGACGGGGCGGGCCAGGACGCCGGGCGGGAGGGGGCCGCGGCCCAGCCGGGGGATCAGGCCGAGGCCGAGGCCGGCGTCGATCAGGGCCAACTGGGTCTGGAACTCGCCGACCTGGTGGGCGACGTCCGGCTCCTCGCCGGTCTCGCGCATGGTGCGCAGCAGCCAGTCGTGGCAGATGTTGCCGGGCGGGACGCTGATCCAGCGCTGCCCGCGCAGCGCGGTGACCGGCACGGCGTCGAGCGCGGCCAGCGGGTGCGCGGCGGGCAGCAGCAGGTCGACGGGGTCGGTGCCGAGGTCGAGGCGGTCCACGCCGTCCTGGACCGGCAGCGGGACGGTGGCCCAGTCCTGCACCACCGCCAGGTCGACCTCGCCGCGGGCCACCAGCTCGGCCGCCGGATAGGGGTCGCTCTCCACCAGGCGGACGTCCAACTCGGGGCAGCTGTTCCGCAGTTCGGCGAGGACGGCGGGCAGCAGCCCGCGCGCGGCGGTGGGGAAGGCGGCCAGCAGCAGGCGCCCGGCGGCGCGGCCGCGCTGCTCCTCCAGCGTCACCTCGGCCTGCTCGACCAGGGCGAGCACCTGGTGCGCGGTGTCGGCGAGCCGGACGGCGGCGTCGGTGAGCTGGATGCCGCGGCCCTGGCGTTCCAGCAGGACGGTGCGGGTCTCGCGTTCGAGTTTGGCGATCTGCTGGGAGATCGCGGACGGGGTGAAGCCGAGGGCCGCGGCGGCCCCGCCGACCGAGCCGTGCACGGCGACCGCGTGCAGGGCGCGCAGGCGTCCCAGATCCATCATGCAGCGATGCTAAACGGTGAGGTTGAGGAAATGTCGCTGGTGCTGAACATTCGGTGCGGGAGATGCTCGGGGCATGCCGCCTTCCTCGACGTCCATGACACCCCGTCACATCGCCCTGGCCGTGCTGATCGCCGCCGTCTGGGGCCTGAACTTCGTCCTGATCGAGGTCGGCCTGGACGACTTCCCGCCGCTGCTGTTCTGCGCGCTGCGGTTCACCGTGGTCGCGCTGCCCGCCGTGTTCCTGGTCGGGCCGCCGCGGGTGGCCCGGCGCTGGGTGCTGGGGGTCGGGCTGACGCTCGGGGTGGTGAAGTTCGGACTGCTGTTCCTCGGCATGCACGCCGGCATGCCCGCGGGCCTGTCCTCACTGGTGCTGCAGGGCCAGGCCGGGTTCACCGCGCTGTTCGCCGCCGGGCTACTGCGCGAGCGCCCCGGGCGGCTGCGCACCGCCGGGCTCGCGGTGGCGTTCGCCGGGATCGCGCTGGCCGCGCTCGACCACGGCGTGCACGGCCCGGTCGGGGCGTTCGCGCTGCTGCTCTGCGCCGCCGCGGCCTGGGGCCTGGCCAACGTGCTGACCCGCAAGGCCGCGCCGCCGGACGCGCTGCGCTGGATGGTGTGGGTCTCCGCGGTGCCGCCGCTGCCGCTGCTCGGGCTGTCGCTGCTGGTCGAGGGCCCGGACGCGGACTGGGCGGCGCTGCGCGGCATCAGCTGGGCGGGCGTCGGCGTGGTGCTGTACGTCGGGCTGGTGTCCACACTGTTCGCGTTCGTCGCCTGGAGCTACCTGCTGCGCCGCTACGACGCCTCGGTGGTGGCCCCGTACTCGCTGCTGGTGCCGGTGTTCGGGATGTCCTCGGCGGCACTGCTGCTCGGCGAGCGGTTCAGCGCGCTGGCGGGCGCGGCGACGGTGCTGGTGATCGCCGGGATCGGGCTGGGCGCGGTGCCCGCTACGGCGTGGGGCCGGCTTCGTACGCTTCCTCGGCGTGGCGCAGCGCGCGCAGCAGGGCGTCCTGTTCGGCAGGGCTGACCGGGCCGAAGTACTCCTGGGCGACCTCGTGCCGGACCCGGGAGATCCGCTCCAGCGCGCCGTGCCCGGTCTCGGTGAGGACCAGTCGCACCGCCCGGCGGTCCGCCGGGTCGGGGGTGCGGGCGACCAGACCGGCCTCCTCCAGGGCGTCCACCACCGTGGTGGCGGAGCGCGGCGCGATGTGCAGCCGCTCGGCGAGTTCGCTCAGCCGCATGGTCTGGGCGCTCTCGCAGCCGGGGGCGTGGGCGAGGGTGCGCAGGGCCCGGCCCTGGGCGGGGGTGAGGCCGTACGGCTCCAGCCGCTGCATGGTCTGCCGGCGGATCCGCTTCATCGCCCGGGTGAGTGCGTCGGCGAGTTCCGCGGCGGTGTCGGCGGGGCCGGGGGAGGTCATGGGCACAGGGTAGCGGGCGGGTCGCGACGGGTACGGAGGGTCACCGATCTCGCCTCGATAACATGTTGAGCTTGGCTCAGTAATCGAGTAGCTTAGGCCATCCTAAGTCGCTCGCCGTGCCTTCGAGGAGTTCCGTCATGGCCCGCTCCACCGCCCGTGTCACCACCGACCGCCCCGCCCGCTACGCCAAGCAGCTCGCCGCCCACATGGGCCGCAAGATCACCGCCGAGTGGTCCGAGGAGACCGGCCGCGGCACGCTCGCCTTCGGCGCCGGCCGGGCCGAGCTCGTCGCCGAGGAGGGCGCGCTGCTGCTCGCCGTCGACGGCGAGGCGGAGAACCTGGCCCAGCTGGAGGACGTGGTGGGCCGCCACCTGGTCCGCTTCGGCACCCGGGACGAACTGGTCGTCGCCTGGCAGCGCGAGAACGGCGAGGCCGGCACCGTCCAGCGCCTCACCGGCGAGGAGGGCTGACCGGCCCCGCGTCCCCCGGGCTCAGCTCTGCCGCAGCGGCGGCATCGGCACCGGCACCGCGAACGCCGTGGCCCCCGCGCCGACCCCGCCCTCGCAGCTGTTCGGCGGGGCGGTGGTCACGCCCCGGGTGGACGGCTTCTCCGCCGCCCAGAACATGAAGCCCAGCAGGCCCGCGCTGGTGCCCGCGCCGTTCGGCGCGGCGCTCTGCAGCCAGCTCCCGGTGGCCTTCTGCACCGAGTTGGCGAAGTTGGTGCACTCCGGGCGGACCTGCGAGCCCTCCGCGATGTACAGCCCGCCGGTGAACTTGGCCGGCGCCAGCGGCGGGATCGCCGGGTTGTACTGGGCCTTGCCGTCCAGGTGCTCCTGCCAGTTGGAGGTCGCGGTGGCGGCCGTGGGCTGCTTGCTCGGCACCATCGCGTTGGCGTAGTCCAGCACCGGGTTGGTGGTGGTCAGCCAGTGTGCGGTGGCGTACTGGTCGATGCCGATCAGCCAGCGGTCGCCGGCGGCGACGTCGATGGTCAGGCGGGCGGTCGGGTCGGCGCCGGTGGCGTCGTACGGGTGGGCGCTGCGGTAGGCGTCCACGAACGCCTGCAGGCCCGTCAGGTTCGGGCTGTTGCTGTTCTCGTAGTCGATCTCGATGCCCACGCCCAGCTTGCTCGCCAGTGCCGCGGCCTTCTGCCCCAGCCCGGCGCCGTTCTGGGCCAGCGCGGTGTCCCAGTCGCCGGTGTAGGTGATGCCGCCGATGGAGAGCATCACCCGGATGCCGTGCGCGGTGAAGTAGTTCACCACCTGCTGGTTCATGCCCACCGGCACCCCGTCCGCGTTCCCGGCGTCGGTGGTGCCGTTCAGCAGGCGCAGCGGGTTGACGAAGCTGAGCACCACCACGTTCACCGAGGGCCGGCCGTCGCCCCGGTCGATCAGCCAGTGGTTGGCGGCGTCGAACTCGGCGAGGTCGCGCACCTTCGCCCAGGTGCAGGCGTCGTTGCTGCAGTGCCAGGCCCCGTACACCTGCATCGGGGTGGCGGCCGCGGCACTCTGCACCGGCAGGGCGGTCACCGCCAGGGCGAGCAGTGAGGCGGCCACCGAAAAACGGGTCATGGGCATGACTGGGGAACGCACATTCGCCTCCCGGCGATCGCGTGCTGATGGGTGGGGAAAAGGGTGCGCGCGAGCCAGGAGGGCGTCAATGGTCCGGACCGAAAGCGTCCTTGACCGGACATCAGTCCGACGGAGCGTCGGACTCCGGGCCGGGACGCCGGGGCCGAGCGGCGGTCCTGCCGGTCGGGTCGGCCTTGCCGGTCGGGCTGGTCGGGTCGCTCGGGCCGGTCGGGTCGGGCAGCAGGTGTGGCAGCGCCGGGTGCAGGCCGAGCAGCAGCAGGCCCGCCAGGCACCAGCTGGCCAGCACGTCCAGGAGCCAGTGGAAGTCGCTCCACACCAGGCCGAACCCCACGCCCAGGCACACCAGGACGGCCGCCGCACGGACCTGCCGGCCGGGCCGCTCCGGCAGGACCCTGGCCAGCAGCAGGGCCGCCGTTCCGTACGCGATCGAGGAGGTCGCCGTGTGGCCGGACGGGTACCAGCCCCACTGGTCCGCGGCCAGCGGCGCCCCGAACGGGCCGGGGCGGGCGAACCAGGCCTTCGCCGGCACCACCAGCAGCGGGATCAGCACCGCCGCCAGCACCGCCACCGGCACCGGCGTCCACCAGCGCGGCCGGCCCCCGCGCCGGGCCAGCCACGCCGCCAGTCCCGCGCACCCCAGCAGCACCGGCACGGCCGGCACCCCGCCGCCCAGGTCGGACAGCGCCACCCCGAAGTGGTTCAGCAGCGTGGAGTCCAGCGACCGGCGCAGGTGCCGCACCGTGTCGCGCACCGCGGTGTCCACCTCGAGCAGCGGACCGTCCACCGCCACCTGCCAGGAGATCACGGCCAGCAGCACCCCGAGTGTCAGGGGCAGGACAAAAAAAGTCGGCCGCCCCGGAGCAGGGGGGAGAGCTCCAGGGCGGCCAAGGCGATCGCCGCGCCGTGCGGCCCGGGGGGTATGGGCGGGACGGCCGGTCGATCGGTCCGGTGCATCCGCCAACGCGGCGGACGGGGGTGTGGGCAGTGGTTGCGGTTCGCTGTCCATCTGTGATGACAGTACGTCAAAGCCGGGGCCCCGGGCAGTCGACCGGGCATCGTCCACAGCATCTTCACCACCGGCGGAGCAACCTCCACCACCCCGCGGAACCCGCCTGACGCCGGATCAGATGCCCGCGAAAGCCGACTCCAGGATGTCCAGGCCCTCGACCAGCAGGTGCTCCGGCATCACCAGCGGCGGCAGGAACCGCAGCACGTTGCCGTAGGTGCCGGCGGTCAGCACCACCAGGCCCTCCGCGTGGCAGGCCTTCGCGATCGCCGCGGTCACCTCCGGGTTCGGCTCCTTGCTGCCCGGCTTCACCAGCTCCACCGCGACCATCGCGCCGCGGCCGCGGACCTCGCCGATCACCTCGAACTTCTCCTGCAGCTCGCGCAGGCGACCCAGCATGACCTCGCCGATCCGCTGCGCCTTGCCGTTCAGGTCCTCGGACTTCATCGTCTCGATCGCCCCCAGCGCGGCCGCACAGGCCACCGGGTTGCCACCGTAGGTCCCGCCCAGGCCACCGGCGTGCGCGGCGTCCATGATCTCGGCCCGGCCGGTCACCGCCGCCAGCGGCAGACCGCCCGCGATGCCCTTCGCCGTGGTGATCAGGTCCGGGACGATGCCCTCGTCGTCACAGGCGAACCACTGGCCGGTGCGGCAGAAACCGGTCTGGATCTCGTCCGCCACGAACACGATGCCGTTCGCCTTCGCGAACTCCACGATGGCCGGCAGGAAGCCCTTGGCCGGCTCGATGAAGCCGCCCTCGCCCTGGATCGGCTCAATGATGATCGCCGCGACGTTCTCCGCGCCGATCTGCTTGGTGATGATGTCGATCGCCTGCGCGGCCGCCTCGTCGGCGCAGTTCTCCGCACCGGTCAGCCAGCGGTACGGGTACGCCACCGGCACCCGGTAGATCTCCGGCGCGAACGGCCCGAACCCGTGCTTGTACGGCATGTTCTTCGCCGTCAGACCCATGGTCAGGTTGGTGCGGCCGTGGTACCCGTGGTCGAACACCACCACAGCGGTCCGCTTGGTGTACGCGCGGGCGATCTTCACCGCGTTCTCCACCGCCTCGGCGCCCGAGTTGAACAGCGCGGTGCGCTTCTCGTGGTCACCCGGGGTCAGCTCGTTCAGCTGCTCCGCCACCGCCACGTACCCCTCGTACGGGGTCACCATGAAACAGGTGTGGGTGAACGCGGCCAGCTGCTCGGTCGCCTTCGCCACCACGGCCGCGGCGCTGTTGCCCACGTTGGTCACCGCGATGCCCGAACCGAAGTCGATCAGGCTGTTGCCGTCCACGTCCTCCAGCACGCCGCCGCCGGCCCGCGACACGTACACCGGCAGCGTGGTGCCCACGCCCGCGGCCACCGCGCCGAGCTTGCGGGACTGCAGCTCCTGCGACTTCGGGCCGGGGATCGCAGTGACCAGACGGCGCTCCTGCGGGAGCGGAGTTGCAGCGCTCATGTCTTCTCCAAGTTCTTGACGCGGTAACCGCAGGCTACGACCGGCCACTCCGGGCGGGCATGCGCCACTCGGTACTGCTGGGCCGTCCGAATTGTCCGGCGCGGCCAGTGGCCGAAGATCGTCCGACCCGTTCCCCCCTCCACTACATTGGCCCCGGGTGTGTCGGTGGGACGGCGATGCGGGTATGGCACCGCCGGCAACGTAGGAGGGGCCCCAAGTGGAACTGAACGACGCGCGAACCCAACACACCCATCCCCACCTCCCCCCACCCCGCCCCCCTTCCACCTCCCCACCTGGGCCACCGCCCCCCGCCCCGAAGCCCCACCCGGCGTCTACCGGCAGCACCACACGCCTTACGACACCAAGAAGGCGGAAGACGCCCAGACCCCCGCAGGCCCACTCCTCCTGCGCGCAGCGCTGAACCTGTTGGTCGCGGCGATCCTCTACCCCTACCTGGTCGGGTTCGAAGTGGACCTGATGCACTGGGCGGGGATCGACACTCGGCTTCCCAGCGCGCTCATCAACTCGCTCGGTCTGATCCTCGGAGTGATCGGCGCCGTCCCGCTGGTCTGGTTCTTCGGTCGTCTGGGCCGGTGGCGCGAGGTCGGCCGGCGCTTCGTCCTGCCGGTGGTGC
The DNA window shown above is from Streptomyces sp. TLI_171 and carries:
- the gabT gene encoding 4-aminobutyrate--2-oxoglutarate transaminase translates to MSAATPLPQERRLVTAIPGPKSQELQSRKLGAVAAGVGTTLPVYVSRAGGGVLEDVDGNSLIDFGSGIAVTNVGNSAAAVVAKATEQLAAFTHTCFMVTPYEGYVAVAEQLNELTPGDHEKRTALFNSGAEAVENAVKIARAYTKRTAVVVFDHGYHGRTNLTMGLTAKNMPYKHGFGPFAPEIYRVPVAYPYRWLTGAENCADEAAAQAIDIITKQIGAENVAAIIIEPIQGEGGFIEPAKGFLPAIVEFAKANGIVFVADEIQTGFCRTGQWFACDDEGIVPDLITTAKGIAGGLPLAAVTGRAEIMDAAHAGGLGGTYGGNPVACAAALGAIETMKSEDLNGKAQRIGEVMLGRLRELQEKFEVIGEVRGRGAMVAVELVKPGSKEPNPEVTAAIAKACHAEGLVVLTAGTYGNVLRFLPPLVMPEHLLVEGLDILESAFAGI
- a CDS encoding LysR family transcriptional regulator, with the translated sequence MMDLGRLRALHAVAVHGSVGGAAAALGFTPSAISQQIAKLERETRTVLLERQGRGIQLTDAAVRLADTAHQVLALVEQAEVTLEEQRGRAAGRLLLAAFPTAARGLLPAVLAELRNSCPELDVRLVESDPYPAAELVARGEVDLAVVQDWATVPLPVQDGVDRLDLGTDPVDLLLPAAHPLAALDAVPVTALRGQRWISVPPGNICHDWLLRTMRETGEEPDVAHQVGEFQTQLALIDAGLGLGLIPRLGRGPLPPGVLARPVVPEPVRRIHALWRTQTSRRPAVTATLAALRRHWSTLDLGATSARPPAT
- a CDS encoding ZIP family metal transporter, producing the protein MTLVGGFVAQRTGDRRHLVLGFAAGLMLGVVAFDLLPEAMAQAPQELHGVPEALLMFAAGFLAIHVVERAVAIHRGHEGEYAAHSHGHSHSHSHARGERHREQGVGLAAASALVLHSMMDGFAIGAAFQAGTTVGTVVAIAVVAHDFADGFNTYTLTRLYGNNRRRALALLFADAVAPVTGAAITLLFTIPEQVLGLYLGFFGGFLMYLATSDILPEAHSPHPSKVTLACTLLGVAFMWLVVGLT
- a CDS encoding restriction endonuclease produces the protein MQHPADDRGDGSTTVLQSGFLASLFHDLGGAEEAEPAAPAAPPTVVPLQPGPADGPLGGGPRSAAEDDPVAAHGRAAALTHHRTLAVQADHERLADLLRRAAQPVSAMDFESQLRSYRPKPYPDAGPDTEPEPAWADFAPPEPAGADPDQPPSRRLLDSGYQRELAQARLRHQRALREWRTRQAELADSGVIAARQAHEQAEQARARAVQEYNDSLKECRRAYRLAEPAAVESLLERALAAAEGVTRDLPAPCRAVFRPLTRTAVLDLDLPPLDTVPALAGYRLAEDGAVEPVPRPAADVRSDYLRLVARLALRALQAADAVDTEEVLAGVVLNGWLRTPGQPPRCLLSVDADRDALARTRLVPDAGHLADDGVYADAEHDESLLRLRALAAVVTPDPYAGEAVVPWGTAPATVPALGELSPGEFAHLVRAVLTAGGLQDWSVRLRGPAGLVATAEGEPGSGLPGRWVVWASRGPAPVTAEEIATLAEAVREEQADRGLRMTCGQFADEAVDLAADDRYQRIHLMDGAGIRELARTHLALPLAL
- a CDS encoding EamA family transporter is translated as MTPRHIALAVLIAAVWGLNFVLIEVGLDDFPPLLFCALRFTVVALPAVFLVGPPRVARRWVLGVGLTLGVVKFGLLFLGMHAGMPAGLSSLVLQGQAGFTALFAAGLLRERPGRLRTAGLAVAFAGIALAALDHGVHGPVGAFALLLCAAAAWGLANVLTRKAAPPDALRWMVWVSAVPPLPLLGLSLLVEGPDADWAALRGISWAGVGVVLYVGLVSTLFAFVAWSYLLRRYDASVVAPYSLLVPVFGMSSAALLLGERFSALAGAATVLVIAGIGLGAVPATAWGRLRTLPRRGAARAAGRPVRQG
- a CDS encoding phosphatase PAP2 family protein translates to MLLAVISWQVAVDGPLLEVDTAVRDTVRHLRRSLDSTLLNHFGVALSDLGGGVPAVPVLLGCAGLAAWLARRGGRPRWWTPVPVAVLAAVLIPLLVVPAKAWFARPGPFGAPLAADQWGWYPSGHTATSSIAYGTAALLLARVLPERPGRQVRAAAVLVCLGVGFGLVWSDFHWLLDVLASWCLAGLLLLGLHPALPHLLPDPTGPSDPTSPTGKADPTGRTAARPRRPGPESDAPSD
- a CDS encoding MarR family winged helix-turn-helix transcriptional regulator, with product MTSPGPADTAAELADALTRAMKRIRRQTMQRLEPYGLTPAQGRALRTLAHAPGCESAQTMRLSELAERLHIAPRSATTVVDALEEAGLVARTPDPADRRAVRLVLTETGHGALERISRVRHEVAQEYFGPVSPAEQDALLRALRHAEEAYEAGPTP
- a CDS encoding glycoside hydrolase family 18 protein yields the protein MTRFSVAASLLALAVTALPVQSAAAATPMQVYGAWHCSNDACTWAKVRDLAEFDAANHWLIDRGDGRPSVNVVVLSFVNPLRLLNGTTDAGNADGVPVGMNQQVVNYFTAHGIRVMLSIGGITYTGDWDTALAQNGAGLGQKAAALASKLGVGIEIDYENSNSPNLTGLQAFVDAYRSAHPYDATGADPTARLTIDVAAGDRWLIGIDQYATAHWLTTTNPVLDYANAMVPSKQPTAATATSNWQEHLDGKAQYNPAIPPLAPAKFTGGLYIAEGSQVRPECTNFANSVQKATGSWLQSAAPNGAGTSAGLLGFMFWAAEKPSTRGVTTAPPNSCEGGVGAGATAFAVPVPMPPLRQS
- a CDS encoding DUF6278 family protein gives rise to the protein MENPFPGHRRGRRANAQATRRTGGAAAGPGGGPSAAQEREQAMAEMYAECGLLRELADSSGVRLDDTVDSLTALDQLLPGWRDDPQVSQWLGTDAGLYLGTVIRRQVAGAHWQLAADGRPLMVLATGFELDVTALGHGWAEQGAPQLAAVYLAASDG
- a CDS encoding DUF2218 domain-containing protein, encoding MARSTARVTTDRPARYAKQLAAHMGRKITAEWSEETGRGTLAFGAGRAELVAEEGALLLAVDGEAENLAQLEDVVGRHLVRFGTRDELVVAWQRENGEAGTVQRLTGEEG